The following proteins are co-located in the Flavobacterium sp. CECT 9288 genome:
- the recG gene encoding ATP-dependent DNA helicase RecG — MSNNLLLTPIEFLKGVGPNRAELLRKELGIYKYQDLVNFFPNRYIDRTRYYKINELHSRSAGSVAEIQIIGKIINIKTVEFGKNQKRLVATFVDDTGQMELVWFQGHKWIRESLKLNEMCVIFGKCTAFGSNFNMAHPEIELLSEHEKSLRSAMQPVYPSTETLTNRGITNRVINKLMQQLFHETHTLFTETLPAKIIDELKLIPKNAALFNIHFPKNTEVLAKAKFRLIFEELFFIQLQLITKNLVRKHKIKGHPFTTVGQYFNDFYQNHLPFQLTNAQKRVVKEIRSDMGSQAQMNRLLQGDVGSGKTIVAFMSMLLALDNGYQACLMAPTEILANQHFIGLSELAQSLNINIKLLTGSTKIAQRRIIHEELENGSLHLLIGTHALLEDKVKFKNLGLAVIDEQHRFGVEQRSKLWKKSNPDPIKGGEIVPPHVLVMTATPIPRTLAMSLYGDLDISVIDELPPGRKPIQTVHRYDSNRLKVWKFIRDEIALGRQIYIVYPLIQESEKMDFKDLMDGYESISRDFPLPQYAISILHGKMKPADKDAEMKRFAEGKTNIMVATTVIEVGVNVPNASVMIIESAERFGLSQLHQLRGRVGRGAEQSYCILMTSHKLSNDSKTRMETMVQTNDGFEIAEVDLKLRGPGDIMGTQQSGVLNLQIADLVRDRDTLALARSYAVKLLKDDAPMEKPEHAALRAVFIEMTKKKNIWNYIS, encoded by the coding sequence ATGTCAAACAACCTCTTACTTACACCTATTGAATTTTTGAAAGGCGTTGGTCCCAACAGGGCTGAACTACTTAGGAAAGAATTAGGAATCTATAAGTATCAGGATTTAGTGAATTTTTTTCCAAACCGATATATTGACCGAACACGCTACTATAAAATCAATGAACTACATTCTAGAAGTGCCGGTTCTGTTGCTGAAATTCAAATTATTGGTAAAATTATAAACATCAAAACGGTTGAATTTGGTAAAAACCAAAAAAGATTAGTAGCTACTTTTGTTGATGATACTGGCCAAATGGAACTTGTGTGGTTTCAGGGTCACAAGTGGATTAGAGAAAGTCTAAAGCTGAATGAAATGTGCGTTATTTTCGGAAAATGTACTGCTTTTGGTAGTAACTTCAACATGGCGCATCCAGAAATTGAATTGTTGAGCGAGCATGAAAAAAGCTTAAGATCGGCCATGCAACCCGTTTATCCATCAACTGAAACCTTGACAAACAGAGGTATCACAAACAGAGTGATTAATAAACTCATGCAACAATTGTTTCATGAAACGCACACTTTGTTTACTGAAACTTTGCCTGCAAAAATCATTGATGAATTAAAATTAATTCCAAAAAATGCTGCTTTATTCAACATTCACTTTCCAAAAAATACGGAGGTATTGGCTAAAGCCAAATTTAGACTCATCTTTGAAGAGCTATTCTTCATTCAGCTGCAATTAATAACTAAAAACTTAGTTCGAAAGCACAAAATCAAAGGGCATCCTTTTACTACTGTTGGTCAGTATTTTAATGATTTCTACCAAAATCATTTGCCTTTTCAATTGACAAATGCTCAAAAAAGAGTCGTTAAAGAAATTAGATCGGATATGGGTAGCCAAGCTCAAATGAATCGCTTGTTACAAGGTGATGTAGGCTCTGGGAAAACCATTGTAGCCTTTATGAGCATGCTTTTGGCACTTGATAATGGATACCAGGCTTGCTTGATGGCCCCTACCGAAATTCTAGCCAATCAACATTTTATAGGATTATCAGAACTAGCGCAATCATTAAACATCAATATAAAATTACTAACAGGATCTACAAAAATTGCTCAACGCCGCATTATTCATGAAGAATTAGAAAACGGATCTTTGCACCTACTCATTGGTACACATGCCTTACTAGAGGATAAAGTAAAATTTAAAAATCTAGGTCTTGCAGTTATTGATGAACAACATCGTTTTGGGGTTGAACAACGCTCTAAATTGTGGAAAAAATCAAATCCTGATCCAATAAAAGGTGGTGAAATAGTTCCTCCACACGTTCTAGTAATGACTGCAACTCCCATACCTAGAACACTAGCCATGAGCCTTTATGGCGATCTTGATATTTCGGTTATTGATGAACTTCCCCCGGGACGTAAACCCATACAAACGGTTCATAGATACGATAGTAACCGATTAAAAGTCTGGAAGTTCATTCGGGATGAAATTGCTTTGGGCCGCCAAATATATATTGTGTACCCATTAATTCAAGAATCGGAAAAAATGGATTTCAAAGATTTAATGGACGGTTACGAGAGTATTTCAAGAGATTTTCCCTTACCGCAATATGCCATTTCTATTCTTCACGGAAAAATGAAACCCGCAGATAAAGATGCCGAAATGAAGCGTTTTGCTGAAGGTAAAACCAACATTATGGTTGCAACTACAGTCATTGAAGTTGGAGTAAATGTTCCAAATGCCAGCGTTATGATTATTGAAAGTGCAGAACGTTTTGGATTATCACAGCTACACCAATTACGCGGTCGTGTTGGTCGAGGTGCTGAACAAAGTTATTGCATATTGATGACAAGCCATAAATTAAGCAACGATAGTAAAACCAGAATGGAAACCATGGTACAAACTAACGATGGTTTTGAAATTGCCGAAGTAGACCTTAAACTCCGAGGACCAGGCGACATTATGGGAACACAACAAAGTGGCGTTTTAAATCTTCAAATAGCTGATTTAGTTCGAGACAGAGACACACTTGCACTTGCCCGAAGCTATGCCGTAAAACTATTAAAAGACGATGCGCCCATGGAAAAACCAGAGCATGCAGCGCTGAGAGCCGTTTTTATAGAAATGACAAAAAAGAAAAATATCTGGAACTATATCAGTTAA
- a CDS encoding efflux RND transporter periplasmic adaptor subunit, with protein MKIKYLVYALLLIGFIGFIGYRISENKSEGGDSKDPKGKGKTMNVTGIVATPETFDNNLSLSGSIEANEQVEIRSEVSGIVEGIYFQEGSNVSKGQILFKVNDIELRAQLRQTTTREGLTSENERRAKLLLQKEAISQEEYDLARADLKSAQAQSQLIRAQIAKTVVRAPFSGKIGLRSISPGTYITPAILVAKLVNTGKLKITFSIPEKYATQVKNNTSLSFKVAGSTEIFSAKVYAIEPEVEVATRTLQVRAIADNKNGILLPGTFADVELPLDIIKDAIVVPTEAVIPVQKGKKVFITSNGQAKEVMIETATRTASSLLVLSGLKPGDTVITSGVMSLKDETPVKVKIK; from the coding sequence ATGAAAATAAAATACCTCGTTTACGCCTTGTTACTCATCGGATTTATTGGTTTTATAGGATACCGTATTAGCGAAAACAAAAGCGAAGGCGGCGACTCAAAAGACCCAAAAGGAAAAGGCAAAACCATGAATGTAACTGGAATTGTTGCCACTCCAGAAACTTTTGATAACAATTTATCATTATCTGGATCCATAGAAGCCAACGAGCAAGTTGAAATAAGAAGCGAAGTATCTGGCATTGTTGAAGGAATTTATTTTCAAGAAGGAAGCAATGTTAGTAAAGGTCAAATCTTATTCAAGGTAAATGATATTGAACTGCGTGCACAACTAAGACAAACTACTACTCGCGAAGGTTTAACATCAGAAAATGAGCGTAGAGCAAAATTATTATTGCAAAAAGAAGCCATCAGTCAAGAAGAATATGATTTGGCTCGAGCCGATTTAAAATCAGCGCAAGCACAAAGTCAATTAATACGAGCTCAAATAGCAAAAACAGTAGTAAGAGCACCTTTTTCTGGTAAAATAGGATTGCGATCCATATCACCAGGAACGTATATCACTCCTGCTATTCTTGTTGCAAAACTGGTTAATACAGGCAAATTAAAAATTACTTTTTCTATTCCTGAAAAATATGCTACTCAAGTTAAAAACAACACTTCGCTGAGTTTTAAGGTTGCAGGATCTACTGAAATATTTAGTGCTAAAGTATACGCTATAGAACCAGAGGTTGAAGTAGCTACACGTACACTTCAAGTTCGTGCTATTGCTGATAATAAAAACGGAATTTTATTACCAGGTACTTTTGCTGACGTAGAATTGCCATTAGACATTATAAAAGATGCTATTGTTGTTCCTACCGAAGCTGTAATTCCTGTGCAAAAAGGTAAGAAAGTATTTATTACAAGTAACGGTCAAGCCAAAGAAGTTATGATTGAAACTGCTACTAGAACTGCTTCTTCATTACTTGTTTTATCTGGATTAAAACCAGGAGATACTGTTATTACAAGCGGAGTAATGTCCTTAAAAGATGAAACACCAGTAAAAGTAAAAATCAAATAA
- a CDS encoding efflux RND transporter permease subunit, with protein sequence MSLSTTSIRRPVFTIVINVAIVLFGLIGYTFLGVREFPSIDPAQVSISTRYAGANADIIESQITEPLEKAINSIDGIRNVTSSSAQGSSNITIEFNLDKNLEDAANDVRDKVSQAVRNLPQDIDSPPVVSKADANGDAIISMTVQSDTRNALELSDYAENVISQRLETIPGVSGVQIWGQKRYAMRLWIDPVKLAAYGCTVAEVRDALNKQNVELPSGKLTGNNTELTVKTVGNLSTAEEFNNIIIRSEGEKVVRFSDVGTASIGPENTETKMTQSGTPLVGIAIVPLPGANYLDISAAFYKEFEKLKKDLPKDIQLNIAIDNTIFVKKSVIEVAETLGISIILVILIIYLFFRDWAIAFRPLIDIPVSLIATFFIMWLFGFSINVLTLLAIVLATGLVVDDGIVVTENIFKKVEEGMTPIEAAIKGSNEIFFAVISISITLAAVFLPVIFLEGFVGRLFREFGVVIGAAVLISAFVSLTLTPMLNAYLMKGGEQKKSKFYIRTEPYFERLNNGYASALSSFMKKKWLSFPILIACFGLIYMFFTLLQKETAPYDDRSGFVLRMSTPEGSSYEYTDRFMQEISKLVDDSIPAKKVALVITSPGFGSSSVNSGFVRVSLVQPNERKNSQKEIAEKLTKWTKQYPDAKTSVIEQPTIAVNRRGGLPIQYIIQAPNFNKLEEKIPLFMDEVAKNPTFAVNDVNLKFNKPEVNVTIDREKAESLGISVIDIAQTLQLSLSGQRFGYFMRNGKQYQVIGQFDQEDRSKPLDLTSMFVKNNMGQLIQMDNVVTIEEKSNPPQLYHNNRYMAATVSAGLAPGKSISDGIDAMNEIKAKVLDDTFTTDLGGESRDFVESSSNTAFAFGLALLLIFLILAAQFESFIDPFIIILTVPMAVAGALFSLWLFDQTWNIFSQIGTVMLIGLVTKNGILIVEFANQLREQGKPKLEAILEASEARLRPILMTSLAISLGALPIALSLGAASTSRIGMGVVIVGGTIFSLVLTLFVIPALYLMWSKARKHYPEFDHIEEYEKNFN encoded by the coding sequence ATGAGTTTATCAACCACTAGTATTAGAAGACCTGTATTTACCATCGTAATCAATGTAGCCATTGTTTTGTTTGGATTGATTGGTTATACCTTTCTTGGAGTACGAGAATTTCCCTCTATAGATCCCGCACAAGTATCCATCAGTACCCGGTATGCTGGTGCTAATGCTGATATTATTGAATCACAAATTACTGAACCTCTAGAAAAAGCAATAAATTCAATTGATGGTATTAGAAACGTAACCTCTTCTAGCGCTCAAGGGAGTAGTAACATCACCATTGAATTTAATTTAGATAAAAATCTTGAAGATGCGGCTAATGATGTACGTGATAAAGTATCACAAGCGGTACGTAACTTACCACAAGATATTGATTCACCTCCAGTAGTTTCAAAAGCAGATGCCAACGGAGATGCTATTATTTCGATGACGGTACAAAGCGATACTCGTAATGCTTTAGAATTAAGTGATTATGCTGAAAACGTTATCTCACAACGACTTGAAACCATTCCTGGCGTAAGTGGCGTTCAAATTTGGGGTCAAAAACGTTACGCCATGCGTTTGTGGATTGATCCCGTGAAGCTGGCCGCATACGGATGTACAGTTGCCGAAGTAAGAGATGCATTGAACAAGCAAAATGTAGAATTACCATCGGGAAAATTAACCGGAAACAATACAGAACTTACTGTAAAAACTGTTGGTAACCTTTCTACTGCCGAGGAGTTTAACAATATAATTATTCGTTCAGAGGGTGAAAAAGTAGTGCGTTTTAGTGATGTAGGTACAGCAAGCATAGGTCCTGAAAATACCGAAACCAAAATGACTCAATCAGGTACTCCTCTTGTAGGAATTGCGATTGTACCGCTTCCCGGTGCTAATTATTTGGATATTTCGGCAGCATTTTATAAAGAATTCGAAAAATTAAAAAAAGATTTACCAAAAGACATTCAACTAAACATTGCTATTGACAATACTATATTTGTAAAAAAATCAGTTATTGAAGTTGCTGAAACATTAGGAATCTCAATAATATTGGTAATTTTAATCATCTATTTATTCTTTAGAGACTGGGCAATTGCTTTTAGACCTTTAATTGATATTCCAGTATCTTTAATCGCTACGTTCTTTATTATGTGGCTTTTTGGTTTCTCCATAAATGTATTGACATTATTAGCCATTGTTCTCGCTACTGGTCTTGTAGTTGATGATGGAATTGTGGTGACCGAAAATATCTTCAAGAAAGTAGAAGAAGGTATGACACCTATTGAAGCTGCGATTAAGGGATCGAATGAGATATTCTTTGCTGTAATTTCAATCTCAATCACATTAGCAGCAGTTTTTCTTCCTGTAATCTTTTTAGAAGGATTTGTTGGTCGACTCTTTCGGGAATTTGGTGTAGTAATAGGAGCTGCCGTATTGATATCCGCTTTTGTATCCTTGACGCTTACGCCAATGTTGAATGCATATTTAATGAAAGGTGGTGAACAAAAAAAATCAAAATTCTACATTCGTACAGAACCTTATTTTGAAAGACTTAACAATGGTTATGCAAGTGCGTTATCAAGTTTCATGAAGAAAAAATGGTTGAGTTTCCCAATCTTGATTGCTTGTTTCGGATTGATATACATGTTCTTTACACTTTTACAAAAAGAAACCGCACCTTATGACGACCGTTCTGGTTTTGTATTGCGTATGTCAACTCCCGAAGGTTCCTCATATGAATACACGGACCGATTCATGCAAGAAATTTCAAAATTAGTTGATGATTCTATTCCTGCCAAAAAAGTGGCTTTGGTAATTACTTCTCCTGGTTTTGGGTCTTCATCTGTAAACAGTGGGTTTGTTAGAGTTTCTTTGGTTCAACCAAATGAAAGAAAAAATTCTCAAAAAGAAATAGCCGAAAAATTAACCAAGTGGACCAAACAATATCCTGATGCAAAGACATCAGTGATAGAACAGCCAACCATCGCTGTAAACAGACGTGGAGGTTTGCCTATTCAGTACATTATTCAAGCACCCAACTTTAACAAACTTGAAGAGAAGATTCCGCTTTTTATGGATGAAGTAGCTAAGAATCCAACGTTTGCAGTAAATGATGTGAACTTAAAATTTAATAAACCCGAAGTTAATGTTACCATTGATAGAGAAAAAGCAGAAAGCTTGGGCATATCTGTAATTGATATTGCACAAACGCTGCAACTTTCTTTGAGCGGTCAACGTTTTGGATATTTTATGAGGAATGGAAAACAGTATCAAGTAATTGGACAATTTGATCAAGAAGACAGATCAAAACCTTTAGACTTAACCTCAATGTTTGTAAAAAATAATATGGGACAATTAATCCAAATGGATAATGTTGTGACCATTGAGGAAAAAAGCAATCCGCCGCAATTGTACCACAACAACCGTTATATGGCTGCAACAGTTTCTGCAGGTCTTGCTCCAGGCAAAAGTATTAGCGACGGTATTGATGCCATGAACGAAATAAAAGCAAAAGTGCTTGACGATACTTTTACAACCGACTTGGGCGGTGAATCTCGGGATTTTGTTGAAAGTAGTTCGAATACTGCATTCGCTTTTGGACTTGCCTTATTGTTGATATTCTTAATATTAGCAGCGCAATTTGAGAGTTTTATTGATCCATTCATTATTATTTTGACTGTGCCAATGGCTGTTGCCGGAGCTTTATTTTCATTATGGTTATTTGATCAAACTTGGAATATTTTTAGTCAAATTGGAACCGTAATGCTTATTGGTTTGGTAACCAAAAATGGAATACTTATTGTTGAATTTGCCAATCAGTTACGCGAACAAGGAAAACCAAAACTAGAGGCAATTCTTGAAGCATCAGAAGCGAGATTGCGTCCTATATTAATGACTAGTTTAGCCATTTCTCTAGGTGCTTTACCTATTGCATTATCTCTAGGAGCGGCATCTACCAGTAGAATAGGAATGGGAGTAGTTATTGTAGGAGGAACTATTTTTTCATTAGTACTTACACTATTTGTAATTCCAGCACTTTACTTAATGTGGTCAAAAGCTCGTAAACATTATCCAGAATTTGATCATATTGAGGAGTATGAGAAAAATTTCAATTAA